The following proteins come from a genomic window of Flavobacteriales bacterium:
- a CDS encoding DsrE family protein: MKLGLIIYSTDAELVFNAFRLANFSLKEKDEVRLFLLASGVEYESLHSEKFPIIDLAQSFVDNGGQILACGTCLNLRQQDSSELCPLSTMKDLYELIRDCDKTVTF; this comes from the coding sequence ATGAAACTAGGATTAATAATATATAGTACGGATGCAGAGCTTGTTTTTAACGCTTTTCGTTTGGCTAACTTCTCATTAAAAGAAAAAGACGAGGTTCGTCTTTTTCTTTTAGCGAGTGGGGTAGAGTATGAATCCCTTCATTCGGAAAAGTTTCCGATTATTGACTTAGCCCAATCTTTTGTAGATAATGGCGGTCAGATTTTGGCTTGTGGTACTTGCCTTAATCTCAGACAACAAGATAGTTCGGAATTATGCCCATTATCTACTATGAAAGATTTATATGAATTAATAAGAGATTGCGACAAAACCGTTACCTTCTAG